A DNA window from Camelina sativa cultivar DH55 chromosome 17, Cs, whole genome shotgun sequence contains the following coding sequences:
- the LOC104755013 gene encoding transmembrane 9 superfamily member 5 isoform X1: MAQFLLSVLLALTFWIGSSSSTRYNAGDHVPLFVNKVGPLHNPSETYQYYDLPFCRPEPVIEKQETLGEVLNGDRLMSSLYKLKFAKDKTHVTLRRKRLKSSDIAMFRDAIAQDYYFQMYYDDLPLWGFVGKSEGDYLGQKEKLTKYYLFSHLKFNVLYNADEVVEINSFSDPSYLVDISEDTEIDVQFTYSVTWNLTSKLSATRMNKYSQASLHPISQKIHLFSFLNSITVVVLLVGLLFLLFVRHLKNELRSCSIGDEEEKKEVGWKLVHSDVFRSPRNISLLCAFLGTGTQLLILIIALFALAFTGFLYPYNRGMLLTSLVIIYTLTSIVAGYTSASFHNHFEGTKQKRKVRLAGILYPVPFFIVVSVLNTVAVTYGATAALPFGTIVIIILIYTFLNIPFLTLGGFLGNRFGLLEFQPPTAIKRNPREIPLQNWYRRKLYQVFLGGFVPFSAVVLEWHQLYASLWGFKIYTSPGMMLFTFVVLIFLSASVGIILTYIQLSGEDHEWWWRSILCGGFTAIFMYGYGVIFYLRSDMTGFLQLSFYLGYTALLCYALFLVLGTISFLASWMFIRHIYRSVKLE; the protein is encoded by the exons ATGGCGCAATTTCTGCTCAGTGTACTACTCGCATTGACTTTTTGGATCGGATCAAGCTCTTCGACCCGTTACAATGCCGGCGATCATGTCCCTTTGTTCGTCAACAAAGTCGGTCCTCTTCACAATCCAAG tGAGACCTATCAGTATTATGATTTGCCGTTCTGCCGTCCAG agCCTGTGATTGAGAAACAGGAAACTCTTGGGGAAGTTCTTAATGGTGACAGGTTAATGAGCTCACTATATAAGCTGAAATTTGCGAAGGACAAAACTCATGTTACGTTGCGCCGCAAGAGACTAAAATCTAGTGATATTGCCATGTTCAGAGATGCTATTGCTCAAGATTACTACTTTCAAATGTACTACGACGATCTCCCCTTGTGGGGATTTGTTGGTAAATCAGAGGGAGATTATCTTGGTCAAAAAGAGAAGCTTACTAAGTATTATTTATTCAGTCACTTGAAGTTTAATGTTCTGTATAATGCAGACGAAGTTGTTGAAATCAACAGTTTTAGTGATCCGAGTTATCTGGTTGATATATCGGAGGACACTGAGATTGATGTTCAGTTTACGTACTCAGTTACTTGGAATTTGACTTCAAAACTGTCTGCAACAAGAATGAATAAGTACTCGCAGGCGTCGCTTCATCCTATCAGCCAGAAGATTCACTTATTCTCATTTCTTAACTCTATAACGgttgttgttttgttagttGGACTTCTTTTTTTGCTATTCGTGCGTCATCTCAAAAATGAACTAAGAAG CTGCTCaattggagatgaagaagaaaaaaaggaagtggGTTGGAAACTCGTACATAGTGATGTATTTAGAAGTCCTCGGAATATCTCCTTACTCTGTGCGTTCTTAGGAACTGGTACTCAGCTGCTAATCTT GATTATTGCTCTATTTGCATTGGCCTTCACCGGTTTTCTATACCCATACAATCGTGGAATGCTGTTAACTTCTCTCGTCATCATTTACACTCTAACATCGATAGTGGCTGGTTACACATCTGCTTCTTTCCATAACCATTTCGAGGGAACCAAACAG AAAAGGAAGGTTCGTCTTGCTGGGATTCTCTATCCAGTTCCTTTCTTCATAGTAGTTTCGGTTCTCAACACTGTGGCAGTTACGTATGGGGCAACAGCTGCACTCCCGTTTGGCACAATAGTCATCATCATACTCATTTACACTTTTCTGAATATCCCATTCCTCACGTTGGGAGGATTTTTGGGTAATCGTTTCGGATTATTAGAGTTTCAACCTCCAACCGCTATTAAAAGAAACCCCCGAGAAATTCCACTTCAAAATTGGTATCGTAGAAAGCTATACCAGGTGTTTCTTGGAGGCTTTGTACCTTTCAGTGCAGTAGTTCTCGAGTGGCACCAACTCTACGCAAGCTTGTGGGGATTCAAAATATATACCTCACCTGGAATGATGCTTTTCACATTCGTTGTGCTCATCTTCTTGAGTGCGAGTGTTGGTATTATCTTGACCTACATTCAGCTATCCGGTGAAGATCATGAATGGTGGTGGAG ATCGATACTGTGCGGAGGATTCACGGCAATCTTCATGTATGGGTATGGAGTAATTTTCTATCTCAGGTCTGACATGACCGGGTTTCTGCAGCTGAGTTTCTACTTGGGATATACGGCTCTGTTATGTTACGCTCTCTTCTTGGTTCTTGGAACCATAAGTTTCTTGGCTTCTTGGATGTTTATTCGCCACATCTACCGTTCTGTCAAGCTGGAATAA
- the LOC104755011 gene encoding U-box domain-containing protein 4-like, whose protein sequence is METAKRRTMSSIVAKLSSVSEQTRAAALAELRLISKQDPDSRLIIADAGAIPYLAETLYSSSHSSQENAAATLLNLSITSREPLMSSRGLLDALSHALRHHDTTTSPAAVQSSAATIYSLLIAEESYRPIIGSKRDIIFSLVHIIRYPNSHPRSIKDALKALFAIALYPMNRSTMISLGAIPALFSLIVKDSRCGIVEDATAVMAQVAGCEESEDGMRRVSGANVLADLLDPCTGSTLRIKENSVGALLNLARCGGDEARSEVASAVASGADEGAMEGIVYVAENGSVKGRKKAIDLLKLVNGGDSRFDYLINEVNPNSLSI, encoded by the coding sequence ATGGAAACAGCAAAGCGTAGAACGATGTCATCAATCGTCGCCAAGCTAAGCTCTGTCTCCGAACAAACAAGAGCCGCCGCTTTAGCTGAGCTTAGACTCATCTCTAAACAAGATCCCGACAGCCGACTCATCATCGCCGACGCCGGAGCTATCCCTTACCTCGCCGAGACTCTCTACTCTTCGTCTCACTCTTCCCAAGAAAACGCCGCCGCGACTCTCCTCAACCTCTCCATCACCTCACGCGAACCCCTCATGTCCTCACGCGGTTTGCTCGACGCGCTTTCTCACGCGCTTCGTCACCACGACACAACCACTTCCCCCGCCGCGGTTCAATCCTCCGCCGCCACGATTTACAGCCTCCTGATCGCCGAGGAATCTTACCGTCCTATCATCGGATCTAAACGAGATATCATCTTCTCCCTCGTCCACATCATCAGGTACCCAAATTCGCATCCCCGGTCGATCAAAGACGCGCTCAAGGCACTCTTCGCCATCGCTCTCTACCCGATGAACAGATCCACGATGATCTCCCTCGGCGCGATCCCGGCTCTGTTCTCGCTGATCGTCAAGGACTCGCGGTGCGGGATCGTTGAAGATGCGACGGCGGTTATGGCGCAAGTCGCTGGATGCGAAGAGAGTGAAGACGGGATGAGGAGAGTTTCGGGAGCCAACGTGCTCGCGGATCTGTTGGATCCTTGCACTGGCTCGACACTACGGATCAAGGAGAACTCCGTCGGTGCGCTTCTGAATCTGGCGAGATGCGGAGGGGATGAAGCGAGGTCGGAAGTTGCGTCGGCGGTTGCGTCTGGTGCTGATGAAGGAGCTATGGAAGGGATCGTGTACGTTGCTGAGAACGGTAGTGTGAAAGGAAGGAAGAAGGCGATTGATCTTTTGAAGCTCGTTAATGGCGGCGATTCACGTTTTGATTATTTGATCAATGAAGTTAATCCAAATAGCTTAAGCATCTGA
- the LOC104755013 gene encoding transmembrane 9 superfamily member 5 isoform X3, with protein sequence MSSLYKLKFAKDKTHVTLRRKRLKSSDIAMFRDAIAQDYYFQMYYDDLPLWGFVGKSEGDYLGQKEKLTKYYLFSHLKFNVLYNADEVVEINSFSDPSYLVDISEDTEIDVQFTYSVTWNLTSKLSATRMNKYSQASLHPISQKIHLFSFLNSITVVVLLVGLLFLLFVRHLKNELRSCSIGDEEEKKEVGWKLVHSDVFRSPRNISLLCAFLGTGTQLLILIIALFALAFTGFLYPYNRGMLLTSLVIIYTLTSIVAGYTSASFHNHFEGTKQKRKVRLAGILYPVPFFIVVSVLNTVAVTYGATAALPFGTIVIIILIYTFLNIPFLTLGGFLGNRFGLLEFQPPTAIKRNPREIPLQNWYRRKLYQVFLGGFVPFSAVVLEWHQLYASLWGFKIYTSPGMMLFTFVVLIFLSASVGIILTYIQLSGEDHEWWWRSILCGGFTAIFMYGYGVIFYLRSDMTGFLQLSFYLGYTALLCYALFLVLGTISFLASWMFIRHIYRSVKLE encoded by the exons ATGAGCTCACTATATAAGCTGAAATTTGCGAAGGACAAAACTCATGTTACGTTGCGCCGCAAGAGACTAAAATCTAGTGATATTGCCATGTTCAGAGATGCTATTGCTCAAGATTACTACTTTCAAATGTACTACGACGATCTCCCCTTGTGGGGATTTGTTGGTAAATCAGAGGGAGATTATCTTGGTCAAAAAGAGAAGCTTACTAAGTATTATTTATTCAGTCACTTGAAGTTTAATGTTCTGTATAATGCAGACGAAGTTGTTGAAATCAACAGTTTTAGTGATCCGAGTTATCTGGTTGATATATCGGAGGACACTGAGATTGATGTTCAGTTTACGTACTCAGTTACTTGGAATTTGACTTCAAAACTGTCTGCAACAAGAATGAATAAGTACTCGCAGGCGTCGCTTCATCCTATCAGCCAGAAGATTCACTTATTCTCATTTCTTAACTCTATAACGgttgttgttttgttagttGGACTTCTTTTTTTGCTATTCGTGCGTCATCTCAAAAATGAACTAAGAAG CTGCTCaattggagatgaagaagaaaaaaaggaagtggGTTGGAAACTCGTACATAGTGATGTATTTAGAAGTCCTCGGAATATCTCCTTACTCTGTGCGTTCTTAGGAACTGGTACTCAGCTGCTAATCTT GATTATTGCTCTATTTGCATTGGCCTTCACCGGTTTTCTATACCCATACAATCGTGGAATGCTGTTAACTTCTCTCGTCATCATTTACACTCTAACATCGATAGTGGCTGGTTACACATCTGCTTCTTTCCATAACCATTTCGAGGGAACCAAACAG AAAAGGAAGGTTCGTCTTGCTGGGATTCTCTATCCAGTTCCTTTCTTCATAGTAGTTTCGGTTCTCAACACTGTGGCAGTTACGTATGGGGCAACAGCTGCACTCCCGTTTGGCACAATAGTCATCATCATACTCATTTACACTTTTCTGAATATCCCATTCCTCACGTTGGGAGGATTTTTGGGTAATCGTTTCGGATTATTAGAGTTTCAACCTCCAACCGCTATTAAAAGAAACCCCCGAGAAATTCCACTTCAAAATTGGTATCGTAGAAAGCTATACCAGGTGTTTCTTGGAGGCTTTGTACCTTTCAGTGCAGTAGTTCTCGAGTGGCACCAACTCTACGCAAGCTTGTGGGGATTCAAAATATATACCTCACCTGGAATGATGCTTTTCACATTCGTTGTGCTCATCTTCTTGAGTGCGAGTGTTGGTATTATCTTGACCTACATTCAGCTATCCGGTGAAGATCATGAATGGTGGTGGAG ATCGATACTGTGCGGAGGATTCACGGCAATCTTCATGTATGGGTATGGAGTAATTTTCTATCTCAGGTCTGACATGACCGGGTTTCTGCAGCTGAGTTTCTACTTGGGATATACGGCTCTGTTATGTTACGCTCTCTTCTTGGTTCTTGGAACCATAAGTTTCTTGGCTTCTTGGATGTTTATTCGCCACATCTACCGTTCTGTCAAGCTGGAATAA
- the LOC104755013 gene encoding transmembrane 9 superfamily member 5 isoform X2: MPAIMSLCSSTKSVLFTIQEPVIEKQETLGEVLNGDRLMSSLYKLKFAKDKTHVTLRRKRLKSSDIAMFRDAIAQDYYFQMYYDDLPLWGFVGKSEGDYLGQKEKLTKYYLFSHLKFNVLYNADEVVEINSFSDPSYLVDISEDTEIDVQFTYSVTWNLTSKLSATRMNKYSQASLHPISQKIHLFSFLNSITVVVLLVGLLFLLFVRHLKNELRSCSIGDEEEKKEVGWKLVHSDVFRSPRNISLLCAFLGTGTQLLILIIALFALAFTGFLYPYNRGMLLTSLVIIYTLTSIVAGYTSASFHNHFEGTKQKRKVRLAGILYPVPFFIVVSVLNTVAVTYGATAALPFGTIVIIILIYTFLNIPFLTLGGFLGNRFGLLEFQPPTAIKRNPREIPLQNWYRRKLYQVFLGGFVPFSAVVLEWHQLYASLWGFKIYTSPGMMLFTFVVLIFLSASVGIILTYIQLSGEDHEWWWRSILCGGFTAIFMYGYGVIFYLRSDMTGFLQLSFYLGYTALLCYALFLVLGTISFLASWMFIRHIYRSVKLE; encoded by the exons ATGCCGGCGATCATGTCCCTTTGTTCGTCAACAAAGTCGGTCCTCTTCACAATCCAAG agCCTGTGATTGAGAAACAGGAAACTCTTGGGGAAGTTCTTAATGGTGACAGGTTAATGAGCTCACTATATAAGCTGAAATTTGCGAAGGACAAAACTCATGTTACGTTGCGCCGCAAGAGACTAAAATCTAGTGATATTGCCATGTTCAGAGATGCTATTGCTCAAGATTACTACTTTCAAATGTACTACGACGATCTCCCCTTGTGGGGATTTGTTGGTAAATCAGAGGGAGATTATCTTGGTCAAAAAGAGAAGCTTACTAAGTATTATTTATTCAGTCACTTGAAGTTTAATGTTCTGTATAATGCAGACGAAGTTGTTGAAATCAACAGTTTTAGTGATCCGAGTTATCTGGTTGATATATCGGAGGACACTGAGATTGATGTTCAGTTTACGTACTCAGTTACTTGGAATTTGACTTCAAAACTGTCTGCAACAAGAATGAATAAGTACTCGCAGGCGTCGCTTCATCCTATCAGCCAGAAGATTCACTTATTCTCATTTCTTAACTCTATAACGgttgttgttttgttagttGGACTTCTTTTTTTGCTATTCGTGCGTCATCTCAAAAATGAACTAAGAAG CTGCTCaattggagatgaagaagaaaaaaaggaagtggGTTGGAAACTCGTACATAGTGATGTATTTAGAAGTCCTCGGAATATCTCCTTACTCTGTGCGTTCTTAGGAACTGGTACTCAGCTGCTAATCTT GATTATTGCTCTATTTGCATTGGCCTTCACCGGTTTTCTATACCCATACAATCGTGGAATGCTGTTAACTTCTCTCGTCATCATTTACACTCTAACATCGATAGTGGCTGGTTACACATCTGCTTCTTTCCATAACCATTTCGAGGGAACCAAACAG AAAAGGAAGGTTCGTCTTGCTGGGATTCTCTATCCAGTTCCTTTCTTCATAGTAGTTTCGGTTCTCAACACTGTGGCAGTTACGTATGGGGCAACAGCTGCACTCCCGTTTGGCACAATAGTCATCATCATACTCATTTACACTTTTCTGAATATCCCATTCCTCACGTTGGGAGGATTTTTGGGTAATCGTTTCGGATTATTAGAGTTTCAACCTCCAACCGCTATTAAAAGAAACCCCCGAGAAATTCCACTTCAAAATTGGTATCGTAGAAAGCTATACCAGGTGTTTCTTGGAGGCTTTGTACCTTTCAGTGCAGTAGTTCTCGAGTGGCACCAACTCTACGCAAGCTTGTGGGGATTCAAAATATATACCTCACCTGGAATGATGCTTTTCACATTCGTTGTGCTCATCTTCTTGAGTGCGAGTGTTGGTATTATCTTGACCTACATTCAGCTATCCGGTGAAGATCATGAATGGTGGTGGAG ATCGATACTGTGCGGAGGATTCACGGCAATCTTCATGTATGGGTATGGAGTAATTTTCTATCTCAGGTCTGACATGACCGGGTTTCTGCAGCTGAGTTTCTACTTGGGATATACGGCTCTGTTATGTTACGCTCTCTTCTTGGTTCTTGGAACCATAAGTTTCTTGGCTTCTTGGATGTTTATTCGCCACATCTACCGTTCTGTCAAGCTGGAATAA
- the LOC104755014 gene encoding rho GTPase-activating protein 5-like → MDIGGPTNVRHVAHVTFDRFNGFLGLPSEFEPDVPRKAPSASATVFGVSTESMQLSYDSRGNCVPVILLLLQSRLYDQGGLQVEGIFRITGDNSEEEYVREQLNKGLIPDGIDVHCLAGLIKAWFRELPRGVLDPLPSEQVMQCESEEDFVKVVRLLPQNEASLLNWAINLMADVIQFEHANKMNSRNLALVFAPNMSQMADPLTALMYAVQVMKLLKILTEKTARERKTSSSAVERRGNNEVEVSDKEEDSEEEEEDGVHINNEEEAPERIRVAADEHKSGSMKSEFQGSSASDSKDNDGAVQPPIRTNPI, encoded by the exons ATGGACATTGGCGGTCCAACCAATGTCCGTCACGTGGCTCACGTTACCTTTGATCGCTTCAATGGCTTCCTCGGTCTTCCCTCTGAGTTCGAGCCTGATGTCCCCAGAAAAGCTCCTAGTGCAAG TGCAACAGTGTTTGGGGTATCCACGGAGTCAATGCAATTATCGTATGATTCGAGAGGGAACTGTGTTCCTGTGATACTGTTGCTACTGCAGAGCCGGCTATATGATCAAGGAGGCTTGCAGGTAGAAGGAATATTCAGAATCACAGGAGATAACAGCGAGGAAGAGTATGTAAGAGAGCAGCTTAATAAAGGGCTCATACCAGATGGCattgatgttcattgtttagccGGACTCATcaag gCTTGGTTCAGAGAGCTGCCGAGAGGGGTACTTGATCCTCTGCCATCGGAGCAAGTGATGCAGTGTGAGTCAGAAGAGGACTTTGTCAAGGTTGTGAGACTCTTACCTCAAAATGAAGCTTCTCTTCTCAATTGGGCCATCAATCTCATGGCTGATGTTATTCAGTTTGAGCATGCTAATAAGATGAACTCTCGTAACCTTGCTTTGGTCTTTGCACCCAACATGTCTCAG ATGGCAGACCCTTTAACTGCATTGATGTATGCGGTGCAAGTGATGAAGCTGCTCAAGATCCTCACAGAGAAAACTGCGAGAGAAAGGAAAACTTCGTCTTCTGCAGTTGAGAGAAGAGGCAACAATGAAGTGGAAGTTAGCGACAAGGAAGAggacagtgaagaagaagaagaagatggtgtgCACATAAATAACGAGGAAGAAGCGCCAGAGAGAATAAGAGTGGCTGCTGATGAACACAAGTCTGGAAGCATGAAGAGTGAGTTTCAGGGATCTAGTGCTTCGGATTCAAAGGATAATGATGGAGCTGTGCAGCCACCCATTCGCACGAACCCTATATAG
- the LOC104755012 gene encoding transcription factor TGA2.2-like: MANHRISEATNHNHNHHLPYSLIHGLNNNHPPPGFINQNGSSSFDFGELEEAIVLQGVKYRNDETKPPLLGGGGATTLEMFPSWPIRTHQTLPTQESSKSGGESSDSGSANFSGKAESQPPESPMSSKQNHHLMLQHHHHQNNNNMANSSSTSGLPSTSRTLAPPKPSEDKRKATTSGKQLDAKTLRRLAQNREAARKSRLRKKAYVQQLESSRIKLSQLEQELQRARSQGLFMGGCGPPGPNITSGAAMFDMEYGRWLEDDNRHMSEIRTGLQAHLSDNDLRLIVDGYIAHFDEIFRLKAVAAKADVFHLIIGTWMSPAERCFIWMAGFRPSDLIKILVSQMDLLTEQQLMGIYSLQHSSQQAEEALSQGLEQLQQSLIDTLAASPVMDGMQQMAVALGKISNLEGFIRQADNLRQQTVHQLRRILTVRQAARCFLVIGEYYGRLRALSSLWLSRPRETLMSDETSCQTTTDLQIVQSSRNHFSNF, translated from the exons ATGGCGAACCATAGAATCAGCGAAGCCACAAACCATAACCataatcatcatcttccttattCACTAATCCATGGCCTCAACAACAATCATCCACCTCCTGGATTCAT TAACCAAAATGGATCGTCGAGCTTCGATTTTGGAGAGCTAGAAGAAGCAATTGTTCTGCAAGGTGTTAAGTATAGGAACGATGAAACAAAGCCAC CTTTattaggaggaggaggagctacGACTCTGGAGATGTTCCCTTCATGGCCAATCAGAACTCACCAAACTCTTCCTACT CAGGAGAGTTCAAAGTCAGGAGGAGAGAGCAGCGATTCAGGATCTGCGAATTTCTCCGGCAAAGCTGAAAGTCAACCGCCTGAGTCTCCCATGAGTAGCAAACAGAATCATCATCTCATGcttcagcatcatcatcatcagaataaCAACAACATGGCGAACTCTAGTTCAACATCTGGACTTCCCTCTACTTCTCGAACTTTAGCTCCTCCTAAACCTTCGGAAGATAAG AGGAAGGCTACAACTTCAGGGAAACAACTTGATGCTAAG ACACTGAGACGTTTGGCCCAAAATAGAGAAGCTGCTCGCAAAAGTCGTCTTAGGAAAAAG GCGTATGTGCAACAGCTAGAATCAAGTAGGATAAAGCTTTCCCAGTTGGAGCAAGAACTTCAGCGTGCTCGTTCTCAG GGGCTGTTCATGGGTGGTTGTGGACCACCAGGACCTAACATCACTTCCG GAGCTGCGATGTTTGACATGGAATATGGGAGGTGGCTAGAGGATGATAACCGGCATATGTCGGAGATTCGAACCGGTCTTCAGGCTCATTTATCGGACAACGATCTAAGGTTGATCGTTGACGGTTACATTGCTCACTTCGATGAGATATTTCGATTAAAAGCCGTGGCTGCGAAAGCTGATGTTTTCCACCTCATCATTGGAACATGGATGTCCCCAGCCGAACGATGTTTTATTTGGATGGCTGGTTTCCGTCCATCCGACCTAATCAAG atattGGTGTCACAAATGGACCTATTGACGGAGCAACAACTGATGGGAATATATAGCCTACAACACTCGTCGCAACAAGCAGAGGAAGCTCTCTCGCAGGGTCTCGAACAACTTCAGCAATCTCTCATCGATACTCTTGCCGCATCTCCAGTCATGGACGGAATGCAACAAATGGCCGTTGCTCTCGGCAAGATCTCTAATCTCGAAGGCTTTATCCGCCAG GCTGATAACTTGAGGCAGCAGACCGTTCACCAGCTGCGACGGATCTTGACAGTCCGACAAGCCGCACGGTGTTTTCTAGTCATCGGAGAGTACTATGGAAGGCTCAGAGCTCTTAGCTCTCTTTGGTTGTCTCGCCCACGAGA GACACTGATGAGTGATGAAACATCTTGCCAAACAACGACGGATCTGCAGATAGTTCAGTCATCGCGGAACCACTTCTCCAATttctaa